The segment CAAGTAGTATTGGAACCTGCAATGCGAAATACTGCACCTTGTATTTTATATGCGGCATTAAAGATTCAGAAGGAAAATGAAGATGCCGTTATGATTGTAGCTCCGAGTGATCACTGGATCGAAGATGAAACAGCATTTTCAAATAATGTTCAACAAGCCTTTGACTTTTGCGCTGAGAATAATGCATTGATGACCTTAGGTATTCAACCAAGCTTTCCAAATACAGGGTATGGCTATATAGAATACGATAAGTCCTCTCAAGACGCGATTAAAAAAGTAAATCAGTTTAGAGAAAAGCCAGATTATAATACTGCTAAAGAGTTTATTGCTCAAGGTAATTTCTTATGGAACGCCGGGATTTTTATGTGGAGCGTTAGAAGTGTTGTTGAAGCCTTTCAAAATAATCAACCAGAACTTTATCGTCTTTTTGAGGCAGGATGTGATGTGTATAATACCGATTTTGAAGATGACTTTATTCGGGATAATTATGGGAAAGCAGAAAATATTTCTGTGGATTACGCCATTATGGAACATTCTAAAAACGTCTTTGTACTGCCCGCAACATTTGATTGGAATGATCTAGGAACTTGGGGAAGTCTTTATGATAAACTTGATAAAGATGACTCTGAAAATGCTGTTGTTAATGCGCAAACACTTACAGAAGACGCCTCGGGTAATATGATTAGAACCAAAGCTAATAAGGTTGTTGTCGTTGATGGGTTGAACGATTACATCATTGTTGATAAAGACGAAGTTTTACTTATCTTTCCAAAGACAAAAGAACAAGATATTAAAAAAGTTCTTCAAAAAGTGAAAGACCAATTTGGAGAATATTACGGATAATTATGAGTGACGAAAGTAAATTTAATTTCTCTGAAGAAGAAGCTCAAGTCAACAAGGACAAAGCAGTAGAGAAATCTAAAGAAGCCATTAGAAAAGATGCTAAGGGGCTCTGGCAGAATACGAAACAGTTTTTAACTGAACTACTTGATTTTAGAGAAGATACCGATCGAGATGCGACCATACAAGCTATAAAAGTTGATATTCCTTTTAAAGGAGCGACAGCATGGATATTGGTTTGTTCAATTTTTGTGGCATCTGTAGGTCTA is part of the Formosa sp. Hel1_31_208 genome and harbors:
- a CDS encoding mannose-1-phosphate guanylyltransferase — protein: MQNKNYYAILMAGGVGSRFWPVSTQDFPKQFHDMLGTGDTLIQKTFKRLSKLIPKENIFILTNERYNDLVFEQLPEVTQRQVVLEPAMRNTAPCILYAALKIQKENEDAVMIVAPSDHWIEDETAFSNNVQQAFDFCAENNALMTLGIQPSFPNTGYGYIEYDKSSQDAIKKVNQFREKPDYNTAKEFIAQGNFLWNAGIFMWSVRSVVEAFQNNQPELYRLFEAGCDVYNTDFEDDFIRDNYGKAENISVDYAIMEHSKNVFVLPATFDWNDLGTWGSLYDKLDKDDSENAVVNAQTLTEDASGNMIRTKANKVVVVDGLNDYIIVDKDEVLLIFPKTKEQDIKKVLQKVKDQFGEYYG